CATTCGGCGCGAGGGGCTGAACGCCCTCGACTACATCACCGATCTGATGGCGACCGAAAAGCTCGATTGCGATTGGGAGGTCTGCGGCCGCTTCCACGCCGCACACAATCCGAAACAATACGATGCGCTGGGCAAGGCCCTCGCCGCAGCACCCAAGGATCTCTCCAGCCCCTATTACATGGTGCCTAAGGCCGAGCAGGCCAAGGAGATCGACAGCCCGTTCTATCATGGCGGCGCCGTGCACACGAAACACGCCTCGCTGCATCCGGGGAAGTATCACCTGGAACTGCTGCGTCTGGCGGAAACTGCCGGCGCCCAGGTCGTCGCCCATTGCCCGGTGACCGGCCTTGAAAAGACATCCGCTGGCTTCAGGGTGACAACGTCTTTGGGCCAGGTCGCGGCGCGCGACGTGATCGTCGCCACAAATGGCTATACCGGGCCGCTCACCCCCTGGCATCGCCGCCGCGTCATTCCGATCGGGTCCTATATCATCGCGACCGAGGAGCTGCCGCTGGATGTCACAGCCCGCCTGCTGCCGACCAATCGCATGATTTCCGACACGCGCAAGCTGGTGTTCTATTACCGCCTGTCGCCGGACAAGCGGCGCATCATCTTCGGCGGCCGCGTCGCCTATAAGGAGAACGACCCCAAGGTCAGTGCACCGCGCCTTCACAACTGGATGTCGCTGATTTTCCCGGAGACCAGCACGGTCAAGGTGACGCATAGCTGGATGGGCTACGTCGCCTATACCTTCGACACGTTGCCGCATATCGGTAAGCAGGACGGCCTCTGGTACGCCATGGGCTATTGCGGCTCCGGCATTTCGCTCGCCACCTATTTC
The genomic region above belongs to Dongia rigui and contains:
- a CDS encoding NAD(P)/FAD-dependent oxidoreductase, with translation MSESIFAAGYKNEAYWWEDAPRPERRAASLPAKIDVLVIGSGYTGLMAARETAKGGRSTLVLDAEAAGFGCSSRNGGQVSTSIKPSFGELSGKHNADLARGIRREGLNALDYITDLMATEKLDCDWEVCGRFHAAHNPKQYDALGKALAAAPKDLSSPYYMVPKAEQAKEIDSPFYHGGAVHTKHASLHPGKYHLELLRLAETAGAQVVAHCPVTGLEKTSAGFRVTTSLGQVAARDVIVATNGYTGPLTPWHRRRVIPIGSYIIATEELPLDVTARLLPTNRMISDTRKLVFYYRLSPDKRRIIFGGRVAYKENDPKVSAPRLHNWMSLIFPETSTVKVTHSWMGYVAYTFDTLPHIGKQDGLWYAMGYCGSGISLATYFGAKIGQQVLGKAEGKGPLDNVPFQTRPLYEGNPWFLAPSIFYYRIKDSLPI